A genome region from Pristis pectinata isolate sPriPec2 chromosome 40, sPriPec2.1.pri, whole genome shotgun sequence includes the following:
- the jtb gene encoding protein JTB: MSPSCGPLVPPEGSGFVGWCRHTSQGFFLMLLCLFVLNIRLGDLLTLSEVKDSDGMLPATPCWQVEQFVVASECKKCTLFEVKTRAACVKTGFAMKINCPESQREEYKSCRSASMEETLFWRFEGTVISLAVVFAAAVVLRQRALDRLASEKVRKQIESI, translated from the exons ATGTCGCCAAGCTGCGGGCCGCTGGTTCCCCCGGAAGGGTCTGGCTTTGTCGGCTGGTGCAGACACACCAGCCAGGGTTTCTTCCTGATGCTGCTCTGTCTCTTCGTGTTAAACATCCG TTTAGGTGACTTGCTAACTTTGAGTGAAGTGAAAGATTCAG atggcATGCTGCCCGCCACACCGTGCTGGCAGGTCGAGCAGTTTGTCGTGGCCAGTGAGTGCAAGAAGTGCACCCTGTTCGAGGTG AAAACTCGAGCAGCCTGCGTCAAGACCGGATTCGCAATGAAGATAAACTGCCCCGAGTCGCAGAGGGAGGAGTACAAGAG CTGCCGGTCAGCGTCGATGGAGGAGACCCTCTTCTGGCGGTTCGAGGGCACCGTGATCTCGCTGGCCGTGGTCTTCGCCGCGGCGGTCGTCCTGCGCCAGAGAGCGCTCGACCGCCTCGCCTCCGAGAAAGTCCGCAAGCAAATCGAGTCGATCTGA
- the LOC127587405 gene encoding prostate-associated microseminoprotein-like, giving the protein MERDVRSARQGATHGGSGMGTEGPSLCLIIFLLLPATTGGAGECFFNAKATCGHRGVELQTGDTWVTEDCYQCVCLSPFGVGCCDSIQQPVDYPEWCQLVQRPESCRLELVMKANPGMPCIDNSAANPLHPGRARKGEKGPWF; this is encoded by the exons ATGGAGCGGGACGTCCGGAGCGCACGGCAGGGAGCCACACACGGAGGCAGCGGGATGGGGACTGAGGGACCCTCTCTGTGCCTGATAATCTTCCTGCTCCTCCCGGCGACCACAGGCGGAGCTGGAGAATGTTTCTTCAACGCAAAAG CCACCTGTGGCCACCGCGGCGTCGAGCTGCAGACGGGCGACACCTGGGTTACCGAGGACTGTTACCAGTGTGTCTGCCTCAGTCCGTTCGGCGTGGGCTGCTGTGACAG CATACAGCAACCCGTCGACTACCCAGAGTGGTGCCAGCTTGTCCAGAGGCCTGAGTCCTGCCGGCTGGAGCTCGTCATGAAAGCGAATCCCGGGATGCCGTGCATCGACAACTCGGCCGCCAACCCCCTGCACCCCGGCAGAGCACGCAAGGGCGAGAAAGGACCCTGGTTCTAA